ATGACGATTATTCCGATGTTCGTAGCTTGTCTCGTTTTAGAGAAAATGTAAATTTGCATAGCGAAGAATCTTTCTTCGAAATTAATTAACTTCTTAATCTCTGAATAATGAAAAAACTATCATTTCTTGCCGTTGCTCTGCTGGGAATGCTGGGCGTTTTGAAAGCTGAAATTGTTATCAGCAATCCATCCGGCCTGCAACGTACCAATGAAACCGTGGAAATTAAATGGTCTGACGTAGTTTCTCAAACCAAGCTTAAAGCCGGACAGCAAGTTGTCGTGCTGGATGCTGCAGGTAAAGAAATCCCTAGCCAGGTTGTGTTTGAAGGTAAAAAAACGCCTCAGAAACTGATTTTTCAGGTAACTCTGGCACCTAAAAAATCTGCCAGCTTTAAACTTCAGATAGGCACTCCGCAGAAATATACAGCTAAAGCTTACGGTCGCTTCGTTCCTGAACGCAAAGATGACTACGCATGGGAAAATGACCGTTCTGCTTATCGTGTTTATGGCCCCGCCCTGCAACCTATCGACGGACCCAGCAACGGAATTGACGTTTGGAGTAAACGCACCGAGGAACTGGTAATCAATGAAAGATATGCAGGAGAAACAGCTAAACCCGGATATTACCACGAAGACCACGGTAACGGTCTTGACTTCTACAAAGTAGGACGTACACTGGGCGCCGGCGCTATGGCTCCTTACTCCAACAATACAATGTGGCTGGCAAACAACTTTGTAAGACAGGAAAATATGGACAATGGTCCTATCCGCACCTCTGTCCGTCTGGATTACGGTAAATTTATTGTAAATGGAGACACCATCACAGAAACCAGAATCATTTCACTGGATGCAGGTTCACAACTCAACAAAATATCTGAGATCTATTGGAAAACCAAAGGGCCGATGCCTGTTGTTGCCGGTATTGTAAAACGTGACGGCGCCGACTCTATAGCATTCAATGCACAAAAAGGCTATGCTGCATACTGCGAACCAAACACCAAAGACGGAACCACTTATCTGGCTCTAGTCTTGCCCCGTGCCTGGAAATCAGTAAAAGCGGAGAAAGGTCACATCCTGGCAGAAACAGATTATATTCCAAATAAAAAGCTGGTTTACTATTCAGGTGCAGGCTGGAGCAAATGGGGCTTCCCTACCCGCAAAGCCTGGGTAAAATATGTACAGGATTATGCTGCAAAACTGCGCGAACCGCTGATGATTATCGTCAAATAAACAACAGACAATATTCTTAAAATGGAAAGCCCTGCCGAATTTATTTTTCGACAGGGCTTTCTTATTTTGAAGTTGAAATTTCGATTAATCAATCATTTCAAATCCGGCATATGGAACCAACGCCTTTGGCACACGGATACCGTTTGGAGTCTGATTGTTTTCAAGCAACGCAGCAACAATGCGAGGCAATGCAAGGGCGCTACCGTTCAAGGTATGGCAAAGCTGAGGTTTCTTGTCTTCGCTCTTGAAACGGCATTTCAGACGGTTTGCCTGGTAGCTCTCAAAGTTCGAAACAGAGCTAACCTCCAACCAACGCTCCTGAGCTGCTGAATACACTTCAAAGTCGAATGTCAATGCAGAGGTAAAGCTCATATCACCACCACACAGGCGAAGAATACGCCATGGCAACTCCAGCTTATCAACCAAAGTCTGTACATAATTCACCATCTCCTGCAATGATTCGTACGATTTATCCGGATGCTGGATTTGTACAATCTCCACTTTATCGAACTGGTGCAGACGATTCAAACCGCGAACATCTTTACCGTAAGAACCTGCTTCACGACGGAAACAAGCCGAATATGCTGTATTTTTGATTGGCAAATCGTTTTCGCTCAGGATTACATCACGATAGATGTTGGTTACAGGTACCTCAGCGGTAGGAATCAGATAAAGGTTATCCAATTGAGCCAGGTACATCTGTCCTTCTTTATCCGGCAACTGACCGGTTCCGTAGCCCGAAGCTTCGTTTACTACGTAAGGAGGTTGCACTTCCAGATAACCGGCATCACGCGCATTGTCCAGGAAGAAGTTAATCAACGCACGCTGCAAACGGGCGCCTTTGCCTTTGTAAACAGGGAAACCCGCTCCGGTGATTTTCACACCCAATTCAAAATCAATCAGGTCATATTTTTTAGCCAAATCCCAGTGTGGAACAGCGCCGTCATATAATTCCGGAACCACACCACCGGTACGCTCAACAACGTTATCTTCAGCCACACGACCTTCAGGCACCTGCTCACTTGGCAGGTTAGGAATAGTTACCAAAAGTGATTGAAGTTCTTCATCGAAAGCTTTCATCTGGGCTTCCAGATATTTAACGCCCTCTTTCATTTCGGCAACACGGGCACGGGCAGTTTCTGCCTCTTCTTTCCGGCCCTCTTTCATCATCTGACCGATGGTTTTCGACAAACCGTTCAGTTCAGCCAATGTAGCATCCAGTTCTGACTGTGTTGCTCTTCTGTTTTTATCTGCCTCCAATACCTGAGCAATTACCTCTTTTGCGTCGAAATGCTTTTTAGCTAACCGGCTGATTACCTCATCCGTATTTTCTTTGATTACCTGAAGTGTAAGCATGTTATTTTGTTCTATAAAGGCCCTTGAAACCCCGGACCCAATATGTGATTAAATTAATTTATAGCGCTTTACAACGAAACTAAATGTTTCAGTATCCCCTGATATTATATGAGTATAAAACAGGATTGCAAAGATAATGCTTATAAACAAAAACTCCCGACTTTACACGAAGTAAAATCGGGAGTTTAAAATGCTTTGATCAATTATTTCTTAGCTAAGTGGCTCAACTGAAATAAATGATTTGTTTTCTCCTTTTTTGCGGAAAGTTACAGTACCATCAACCAAAGCGAACAAAGTGTGGTCTTTACCCATACCTACGTTTTCACCAGCGTGGTGAACTGTTCCTCTTTGACGTACAATGATGTTACCTGCTTTTGCAAATTGTCCACCGAATATTTTTACGCCTAATCGTTTGCTTTCTGATTCGCGACCGTTCTTCGAACTACCTACACCTTTCTTATGTGCCATTTTTCTTTCAATTTAAAGGATTAAGCAACAACTTCTTTAATTAAAATCTCAGTAAAGCTTTGACGGTGACCGTTGCGTTTTTTGTAACCTTTTCTTCTTTTCTTTTTGAAAACGATTACTTTTTCGCCTTTCACGTGTGACAAAACTTCAGCAACTACTTTAGCGCCTTCCACTACCGGAGCACCAATAGTCAGTTTACCTTCGTTGTCAACCAACAAAACTTTGTCGAACTCTACAGAAGCTCCTCTTTCAGCTTCAACACGGTGAACAAACAATCTTCTGCCAGCTTCAGCTTTGAATTGTTGTCCTTGAATTTCTACAATAACGTACATCTGTTATTTATAAATTACAGGTTACCTCCGTAAGGCGGGTTTGCATCCCTGCACTCCTCTTGACTGCCTACCCCGGAATCAGGCCGCAAATTTAGGAATTTATTTTCAGGAAACAAAGTCAAAAGTCTGCTTTTGCAACGAATTTAATCAAAAAACAGAGCCGATTGATCTATTGTGAATCAGTCGGCTCCTGTATTATGAATTTTATTATCTCAAATTAAATTCCTAGAGATGCTTTTACTGCATTTACTTTAGCTTCTGCAGTTGCACAAGCATTGGCGTAATCTTCGCGTGATTTCATCACACCTGCCACCTCAACGTAGAACTTGATTTTCGGCTCAGTTCCCGAAGGACGAACTGATACTTTTGTTCCGTCTTCGGTGAAATACTGAAGAACATTTGAAGTAGTCGGCATATCGAGGATCATCTTCTCGTTTTCGATTTTGTCGTAGCCGGTCAGGTTAGCATAATCCTTGACAAGGGTTACTTTCGAACCTGCGATTTCAGCCATCGGATTCTGACGGAAGTCTTTCATCATCTGTTCGATTTCCTCAGCACCTGATTTACCTTTTTTGGTTACCGAGATACCTTTTTCCATGCGGAAACCGTACTCAACGTAAATATCCAGCAACAATTCGTACAGTGATTTACCGTTGTCTTTTGCCCATGCAGCCACCTCAGCCATCAATGCACAAGATGAAACGGCATCTTTGTCACGAACGAAATCTTCAGGAAGGAAGCCATAGCTTTCCTCACCACCACCGATGTATTGTTTTTTGCCTTCGAGCTCGCCGATGATTGCTGCAATCCATTTGAAACCGGTATAGCAGTCAAACATTTCGATCTTATTTTTCTCAGCAATTTTTGCAATCAACTCAGTCGTTACAATCGTTTTCACGATGTACTCTTTGCCGGTCATTTTGCCACTCTCTTTATAACGCTGAATCAGGTAGTTCAGGAAGATCAAAGCAATCTGGTTACCGTTGATCAGGATAAACTCGCCTTTATCGTTTTTAGCTGCAACACCCAGGCGGTCAGCATCAGGATCAGAAGCCAACACCAGTTCGGCATCGGTTTCGATTGCTTTTTTGATAGCCATATCCAATGCAGCAGGCTCTTCAGGGTTTGGAGAATATACGGTTGGGAAATCTCCGCTCACTACATCCTGCTCAGGTACGTGAATGATATTGGTGAAACCGAATGCAGCCAAAGCCTGAGGTACAAGTTTCACACCGGTTCCATGAATCGGGGTGTAAACAATCTTCATGTCTTTGTTACGCTCGATTGCTTCAGGAGAAAGAGAAATCGTTTTCAGTTTTTCAACATAGATATTATCGATTTCTTCTCCAAGAATTTCAACAAGTTTAGGATTACCTTTGAACTTGATATCTTTTGCAGTACGGATTTTATTTACTTCAACGATTGTATTCTTATCGTGAGGAGGAATCATTTGAGCACCGTCATTCCAGTAAGCTTTGTAGCCGTTATACTCTTTCGGATTGTGAGATGCAGTCAGGATGATACCGCTCTGGCAACCCAGGTGACGGATTGCAAATGACATTTCGGGAGTCGGACGAAGGTCTTCAAACAAATATGCTTTGATGCCGTTTGCAGAGAAGATTTCGGCAGAAATTTCAGAAAATTTGCGGCTGTTGTTACGACAGTCGTGGCCGATACAAACTTTGATCTGCGGCAGATCGCTGAATTCCTGAAGCAGATAATTGGACAAGCCCTGAGTCGCAGCACCTACGGTGTAGATATTCATGCGATTTGTTCCAACGCCCATGATTCCGCGCAGACCACCGGTACCGAATTCAAGGTCTTTATAGAAACATTCGATGAGTTCGGTTTTGTCTTCTGCATCGAGCATTCTTTGTACTTCCGCACGGGTTTCGGCGTCATACTCTTCGCCTAACCAGATTTTAGCTTTGGCAGTTACTTCTTTCAATAGAGATTCTTGTTCCATTATGTGTGTATCAATTTGTGTATAGTCTTTATCCTACAAGTGTCAAAACGACACAATTGAATCGGCAA
The Parabacteroides sp. FAFU027 DNA segment above includes these coding regions:
- the serS gene encoding serine--tRNA ligase produces the protein MLTLQVIKENTDEVISRLAKKHFDAKEVIAQVLEADKNRRATQSELDATLAELNGLSKTIGQMMKEGRKEEAETARARVAEMKEGVKYLEAQMKAFDEELQSLLVTIPNLPSEQVPEGRVAEDNVVERTGGVVPELYDGAVPHWDLAKKYDLIDFELGVKITGAGFPVYKGKGARLQRALINFFLDNARDAGYLEVQPPYVVNEASGYGTGQLPDKEGQMYLAQLDNLYLIPTAEVPVTNIYRDVILSENDLPIKNTAYSACFRREAGSYGKDVRGLNRLHQFDKVEIVQIQHPDKSYESLQEMVNYVQTLVDKLELPWRILRLCGGDMSFTSALTFDFEVYSAAQERWLEVSSVSNFESYQANRLKCRFKSEDKKPQLCHTLNGSALALPRIVAALLENNQTPNGIRVPKALVPYAGFEMID
- a CDS encoding DUF4861 domain-containing protein; translated protein: MKKLSFLAVALLGMLGVLKAEIVISNPSGLQRTNETVEIKWSDVVSQTKLKAGQQVVVLDAAGKEIPSQVVFEGKKTPQKLIFQVTLAPKKSASFKLQIGTPQKYTAKAYGRFVPERKDDYAWENDRSAYRVYGPALQPIDGPSNGIDVWSKRTEELVINERYAGETAKPGYYHEDHGNGLDFYKVGRTLGAGAMAPYSNNTMWLANNFVRQENMDNGPIRTSVRLDYGKFIVNGDTITETRIISLDAGSQLNKISEIYWKTKGPMPVVAGIVKRDGADSIAFNAQKGYAAYCEPNTKDGTTYLALVLPRAWKSVKAEKGHILAETDYIPNKKLVYYSGAGWSKWGFPTRKAWVKYVQDYAAKLREPLMIIVK
- the rpmA gene encoding 50S ribosomal protein L27 translates to MAHKKGVGSSKNGRESESKRLGVKIFGGQFAKAGNIIVRQRGTVHHAGENVGMGKDHTLFALVDGTVTFRKKGENKSFISVEPLS
- the rplU gene encoding 50S ribosomal protein L21 — its product is MYVIVEIQGQQFKAEAGRRLFVHRVEAERGASVEFDKVLLVDNEGKLTIGAPVVEGAKVVAEVLSHVKGEKVIVFKKKRRKGYKKRNGHRQSFTEILIKEVVA
- a CDS encoding phospho-sugar mutase; the encoded protein is MEQESLLKEVTAKAKIWLGEEYDAETRAEVQRMLDAEDKTELIECFYKDLEFGTGGLRGIMGVGTNRMNIYTVGAATQGLSNYLLQEFSDLPQIKVCIGHDCRNNSRKFSEISAEIFSANGIKAYLFEDLRPTPEMSFAIRHLGCQSGIILTASHNPKEYNGYKAYWNDGAQMIPPHDKNTIVEVNKIRTAKDIKFKGNPKLVEILGEEIDNIYVEKLKTISLSPEAIERNKDMKIVYTPIHGTGVKLVPQALAAFGFTNIIHVPEQDVVSGDFPTVYSPNPEEPAALDMAIKKAIETDAELVLASDPDADRLGVAAKNDKGEFILINGNQIALIFLNYLIQRYKESGKMTGKEYIVKTIVTTELIAKIAEKNKIEMFDCYTGFKWIAAIIGELEGKKQYIGGGEESYGFLPEDFVRDKDAVSSCALMAEVAAWAKDNGKSLYELLLDIYVEYGFRMEKGISVTKKGKSGAEEIEQMMKDFRQNPMAEIAGSKVTLVKDYANLTGYDKIENEKMILDMPTTSNVLQYFTEDGTKVSVRPSGTEPKIKFYVEVAGVMKSREDYANACATAEAKVNAVKASLGI